Part of the Flavobacterium alkalisoli genome is shown below.
CATTAGTGCTCACATCGAGTCCCGCGGCATCAAACAGGGAAATGTTTTCCTGTTGTTTGCTCACGATAGTGTTTTTGTTTTCTATAAGGTTCCAGGTAATGTCTTTATCTATATCCTCATAAATAAATCTTGAAAAACAGCTTTCACCTTCCTTAACCTTAATACCTATGTTTTTTGGGCTTTTTTCCAGGAGAATGGACAGTTCACGATTAATGAAATAAGCAAGCCTGTAATCTTCCAGGGAAGAATGTATGGCAATCAATTCATAATCGATTGTTACAAAGTCATCAATCAGCAGTTTGTGAATAGCCATTATTATTCAAAATAATAAGGCGTAAATATACTATTTATAAATTACAAAAAATAGTCTTAAAATTAAGTTAACGGTAAATTATCAACGAAAACGTTAT
Proteins encoded:
- a CDS encoding IPExxxVDY family protein; translation: MAIHKLLIDDFVTIDYELIAIHSSLEDYRLAYFINRELSILLEKSPKNIGIKVKEGESCFSRFIYEDIDKDITWNLIENKNTIVSKQQENISLFDAAGLDVSTNVFLLPEFKKVDYIIKIENICGHLALEELIEKLLKIRHVTTAYKIDHQKLKSKNNLIF